One stretch of Tenacibaculum sp. MAR_2010_89 DNA includes these proteins:
- a CDS encoding TetR/AcrR family transcriptional regulator, which translates to MSRKKQYIEEEVIDKAMRLFWRNGYENTSMQMLEKEMGINKFSIYSSFGNKHGIFIKSIELYKRKTNKMFTKLKEENNGINDIKTFFYDSVDVCYQEGNHKGCLMTNTYNEFSNNTDSEINKLINFFMNSLKEIFIQKLKDESKSSDIILKEANFLLLAKHGLAAATRVNNKKEISDYIEMIFKNI; encoded by the coding sequence ATGTCTAGAAAAAAGCAATATATAGAAGAAGAGGTTATAGACAAAGCAATGCGATTGTTTTGGAGGAACGGTTATGAAAATACTTCTATGCAAATGCTTGAAAAAGAAATGGGGATAAATAAATTTTCTATTTACTCTAGTTTTGGTAATAAACATGGTATTTTTATTAAAAGTATAGAGTTATACAAACGTAAAACAAACAAAATGTTTACTAAGTTAAAAGAGGAGAATAATGGAATAAACGACATTAAAACGTTTTTTTATGATTCTGTTGATGTTTGTTATCAAGAAGGTAATCATAAAGGTTGTTTAATGACTAACACTTACAATGAATTTTCAAATAATACTGATTCTGAAATAAACAAGTTAATTAATTTTTTTATGAATTCATTAAAAGAGATATTTATTCAAAAATTAAAAGATGAATCAAAAAGTAGTGATATTATTTTGAAAGAAGCTAACTTTTTACTCTTGGCAAAACATGGGTTAGCTGCTGCTACAAGAGTTAACAATAAAAAAGAGATATCTGATTATATTGAAATGATATTTAAAAATATTTAA
- the prfH gene encoding peptide chain release factor H: MGTKIIQITAAKGPSECAWVVAKILKIFLKELIEANIEYTVLHKVNGIENGTVQSVTVELKGKLLSDFLKNWLGSIQWIGTSTFRKYHKRKNWFIGCYELNQHKEKTINENDIQFQAIRSSGAGGQHVNKVSSAVRAKHIPTGVQVLVSDGRSQHQNKKTAIQRLKEKIADHNIGQLKESVKNEWENHLSLERGNPTRTFTGSDFKQQKKLKSFKTKRNQLKTDLRKQLE; encoded by the coding sequence AAATAACAGCAGCTAAAGGCCCATCAGAATGTGCGTGGGTAGTTGCAAAAATTTTAAAAATATTTTTAAAAGAATTAATAGAAGCTAACATTGAATATACAGTGTTGCATAAAGTTAATGGAATTGAAAATGGAACAGTACAATCTGTAACTGTTGAGTTAAAAGGAAAACTACTTTCTGATTTTTTAAAAAACTGGTTAGGATCTATTCAATGGATTGGAACTTCAACTTTTAGAAAATATCATAAACGTAAAAACTGGTTTATTGGTTGTTATGAATTGAATCAACATAAAGAAAAAACAATTAACGAAAACGATATTCAATTTCAAGCAATTCGAAGTTCAGGAGCTGGTGGGCAACATGTAAACAAGGTAAGTTCTGCTGTTAGAGCAAAACATATACCAACAGGAGTTCAAGTATTGGTCTCTGATGGTCGTTCACAACATCAAAATAAGAAGACTGCAATACAACGATTAAAAGAAAAAATAGCAGATCATAATATCGGTCAGTTAAAAGAATCGGTAAAGAACGAATGGGAAAATCATTTAAGTTTAGAACGAGGAAATCCTACTAGAACATTTACAGGTTCAGATTTTAAACAACAAAAGAAATTGAAATCTTTTAAAACAAAACGGAATCAACTAAAAACTGATTTAAGAAAACAATTAGAATAA
- a CDS encoding PAS domain S-box protein: protein MDYHKIRFLEESLAQKDAALKKAQEDIKKISLDLDYKTEELETTRQNLSSIVNKKQLEINSLFKSIIDPYILMDLFGNVIKMNKASIDFFGANNNIESFNVMDTLFHDDYEYAMKSFYQLIEKGTFRNFRTRIYDKHKNLKWVDINCNIVYDHKGNPTLAQGIIRDITKQKLQQDIFDEQKKQLDAIVEHSSIGIVLTQEDKIIKSNKAIQKLLGYTEEELTTLSMSSIIEKKEIDNEEVSNTSTNKCYRSKSGKTIWAKTNTSVIKTTHKNNYQVALIDDITEELQNQSLLLGLNSLMSSILGKTNIHEIAWEITATSAKLLGFEDCVIYLLNYKTGKLEQIAAFENKIDANNIITNQLEISIGEGIVGSVAKEGKSEIINDTSIDKRYIVDDKIRLSEISVPIIANNEVIGVIDSEHSTRNYFTTYHLKTLETIANLASSQLKNALNLQLRIETDKKNKALLKNLTSRNKELKDFAHVVSHDLKSPLRSINALANWIKEENTIHPNKIIDENTKLLLKKVDKMEYLINGILKYTSIDQVNSKKQKTDLNGLVKDIIDTIYVPKNFTVNILNKLPKLNVEKFRVYQLFQNLISNAVKYNDKQTGIINVKCKEEQSHWQFSIEDNGIGISDKYHKKIFEIFQTLENNENSTGVGLSIVKKIIDICEGKIWLTSKVNEGTIFYFTLPK from the coding sequence ATGGATTATCATAAAATACGATTTTTAGAAGAATCTCTTGCTCAGAAAGATGCTGCTCTTAAAAAAGCACAAGAGGATATTAAAAAAATATCTTTAGATTTAGATTACAAAACCGAAGAACTTGAAACTACTAGACAAAACCTATCTTCAATTGTAAACAAAAAACAGCTTGAAATAAATAGTTTATTTAAAAGTATTATTGATCCATATATTTTAATGGATCTTTTTGGTAATGTTATTAAAATGAACAAAGCTTCAATTGATTTTTTTGGTGCGAATAATAACATCGAATCATTTAATGTAATGGATACTCTTTTTCATGATGATTATGAATATGCCATGAAATCTTTTTATCAATTAATTGAAAAAGGTACTTTTAGAAATTTTAGAACAAGAATTTATGACAAACATAAAAATCTTAAATGGGTTGATATTAACTGTAATATTGTATATGACCACAAAGGAAACCCTACTTTGGCTCAAGGAATTATTAGAGATATTACCAAACAAAAACTACAACAAGATATTTTTGATGAACAGAAAAAACAATTAGATGCAATTGTTGAACATTCTTCTATAGGAATTGTATTAACTCAAGAAGATAAAATCATTAAATCAAATAAAGCTATTCAAAAATTATTAGGTTATACCGAAGAAGAATTAACCACACTAAGTATGTCTAGCATTATAGAAAAAAAAGAAATTGACAATGAAGAAGTTAGTAATACCTCCACTAATAAATGTTATCGTTCAAAAAGTGGAAAAACAATTTGGGCAAAAACAAACACCTCAGTTATAAAAACAACTCACAAAAACAACTATCAAGTAGCCTTAATTGATGACATTACAGAAGAATTACAAAACCAGTCTTTACTTTTAGGTTTAAATAGTTTAATGTCTTCTATTTTAGGAAAAACAAACATTCACGAAATTGCATGGGAAATAACAGCAACTTCTGCAAAGTTATTAGGTTTTGAAGATTGTGTTATTTATTTATTAAACTATAAAACGGGTAAGCTAGAACAAATTGCTGCTTTTGAAAATAAAATTGACGCTAACAACATCATAACAAATCAATTAGAAATATCAATTGGTGAAGGCATTGTTGGTAGTGTAGCAAAAGAAGGCAAATCAGAAATTATAAACGACACCTCTATAGATAAAAGATACATTGTAGATGATAAAATTCGTTTATCCGAAATTTCTGTTCCAATAATTGCAAACAATGAAGTTATTGGTGTTATAGACTCTGAACATTCAACTAGAAATTATTTTACAACATATCATTTAAAAACATTAGAAACCATTGCTAATTTAGCTTCTTCTCAGTTAAAAAATGCTCTTAATTTACAGCTTCGAATTGAAACTGATAAAAAGAACAAAGCATTATTAAAAAACTTAACTTCAAGAAATAAAGAGTTAAAAGATTTTGCACATGTAGTATCACACGACCTTAAATCGCCTTTAAGAAGTATAAATGCTTTAGCAAATTGGATTAAAGAAGAAAACACTATTCATCCGAATAAAATCATAGATGAGAATACGAAATTACTTTTAAAAAAGGTTGACAAAATGGAATATTTAATCAACGGTATTTTAAAGTACACAAGTATTGATCAGGTAAACTCTAAAAAACAAAAAACTGATTTAAATGGCTTAGTTAAGGATATTATTGATACTATTTATGTTCCAAAAAATTTTACCGTCAACATTTTAAATAAATTACCAAAATTAAACGTAGAAAAATTTAGAGTATATCAATTATTCCAAAATTTAATAAGCAATGCTGTAAAATATAACGATAAGCAAACTGGTATCATAAATGTGAAATGTAAAGAGGAGCAATCGCATTGGCAATTTAGTATTGAAGATAATGGTATTGGTATTTCAGATAAATACCACAAAAAAATATTTGAAATCTTTCAAACTTTAGAAAACAATGAAAATTCAACAGGAGTTGGACTCTCCATAGTAAAGAAAATAATAGATATTTGTGAGGGGAAAATTTGGCTAACCTCAAAAGTTAATGAAGGTACCATCTTTTATTTTACGTTACCTAAATAA
- a CDS encoding carboxymuconolactone decarboxylase family protein, with amino-acid sequence MSTLKIHTIETAPEGSIKLLNKSLKAFGMVPGLHGVLADSPETLDAYQKLHELFSNSSFNNEELTVVWQTINVEHGCHYCVPAHTGIAHMMKVDKNLTDALRNKTAIANEKLEILRNTTLAIVRNRGRISDADLKAFFDAGYRQQQVLEIILGLAQKTISNYTNHIANTPIDKPFKKFAWENEMQK; translated from the coding sequence ATGAGTACATTAAAAATTCACACAATTGAAACAGCTCCTGAAGGAAGCATAAAACTATTAAATAAATCATTAAAAGCTTTTGGTATGGTACCCGGATTACATGGCGTATTAGCCGATTCACCAGAAACATTAGATGCCTATCAAAAACTACATGAATTATTTTCAAACTCCTCTTTTAATAATGAGGAACTAACTGTAGTTTGGCAAACCATAAATGTAGAACACGGATGTCATTATTGTGTTCCTGCACATACTGGAATAGCTCATATGATGAAAGTTGATAAAAATTTAACTGATGCGTTAAGAAACAAAACTGCTATTGCCAATGAAAAATTAGAAATACTAAGAAATACAACTTTAGCTATAGTTAGAAATAGAGGTAGAATTTCTGATGCAGATTTGAAAGCATTCTTTGATGCTGGCTATCGTCAACAGCAAGTCTTAGAAATCATTTTAGGCTTAGCACAAAAAACAATTAGTAATTACACTAATCATATTGCTAACACCCCTATAGATAAACCTTTTAAAAAGTTCGCTTGGGAAAATGAAATGCAAAAATAA
- a CDS encoding slipin family protein, with amino-acid sequence MKRVRINQGNVGLVFKNGDYQKVITSGLHWLGFNQYVNTYDLTKDFNISLALEVLLKDEELVAMLEVIEVKDNELVFVYENNNFKRALEAGRYTFWKGLVKRTFQTIDISKIYITENLDKALFKNYAVNKYIRVFEVAAYEKAVLLIDDVYTKTITGGVYRFWRNDISIKIAKVDTRQLQLEVSGQELLTKDKANIRINFYTQYKIIDIEKALLANKEFEKQLYVLMQLALRSYVGRYTLDELLEKKEDIGNAVFEEVSKNTKALGVTLIYCGIRDVILPGDMKEIMNQVLVAQKKAQANIITRREETASTRSLLNTAKLMEDNEMLYKLKEMEYVEKIADKIGEITVSGNGNMVKQLKEIFSVNK; translated from the coding sequence ATGAAAAGAGTAAGAATTAACCAAGGAAATGTAGGTTTAGTTTTTAAAAATGGAGACTATCAAAAAGTAATTACTAGTGGCTTGCATTGGTTAGGTTTTAATCAATATGTAAATACATATGATTTAACTAAAGATTTTAATATTTCACTAGCATTAGAAGTTTTATTAAAAGATGAAGAGCTGGTTGCGATGTTAGAGGTTATTGAAGTAAAAGATAATGAGTTAGTTTTTGTATATGAAAATAATAATTTTAAGCGTGCTTTAGAAGCTGGGAGATATACATTTTGGAAAGGTTTAGTAAAAAGAACTTTTCAAACCATTGATATTAGTAAAATTTATATCACTGAAAATTTAGATAAAGCGTTGTTTAAAAATTATGCTGTAAATAAATACATAAGAGTATTTGAAGTAGCTGCGTATGAGAAAGCAGTGTTGTTAATAGATGATGTATATACTAAAACCATAACTGGTGGTGTATATAGATTTTGGAGAAATGATATTTCTATTAAAATAGCTAAAGTTGATACAAGACAATTGCAATTAGAGGTTTCTGGACAAGAATTGTTAACTAAGGATAAAGCGAATATTAGAATCAATTTTTATACACAGTATAAAATTATAGATATCGAAAAAGCATTGTTAGCAAATAAGGAGTTTGAAAAGCAATTGTATGTTTTAATGCAACTAGCTTTAAGGTCTTATGTAGGTAGATATACTTTAGATGAGTTATTAGAGAAAAAAGAAGATATTGGAAATGCTGTATTTGAGGAAGTTTCTAAAAACACAAAGGCTTTAGGAGTAACATTGATTTATTGTGGAATTAGAGATGTTATTTTACCAGGTGATATGAAAGAAATTATGAATCAAGTTCTAGTAGCGCAGAAAAAAGCGCAAGCTAATATTATTACAAGACGTGAAGAGACAGCTTCTACTAGAAGTTTATTAAACACTGCCAAATTAATGGAAGATAATGAGATGTTATACAAGTTGAAAGAAATGGAATATGTAGAAAAAATAGCAGATAAAATAGGAGAGATTACTGTTTCAGGAAATGGAAACATGGTAAAACAATTAAAAGAAATTTTTTCAGTAAATAAATAG